A region from the Mesorhizobium sp. J8 genome encodes:
- the tssL gene encoding type VI secretion system protein TssL, long form has product MSRDDPFGLSEDRERTRIRLTGATPRPMAPLAPGAPVKRARSHPNTLINIFAPLLEFAPELESAVAPENPEVMRTRLLDELVRARDAAVAAGSSLERADQAAWAVAALLDDLALNTPWGGASAWPRQPLVVMLRGDVDAGTQFFTRLDELERHPNRDREMLELQYYCLALGFRGKYRVPGRAGDRSLNAVRVAAARFLRNADAEDAPLSPNWKGVVASDEPQRFIVPIWVMALAAVVVAAAAYIGLSMGLSSQAVELSALVRTLPPASRGDITRAAPKQDAPAPEPQPVDFALLPEFKAEAPDNLKGALSGTESVSLAKLIIQSSNPELFQSSRPTLTEGYEPLIASIAKVILENKELIGKITVVGHTDNVRLQKSNPLASNQRLSEARAETIAKLLVQAGVSQESISSEGRAETDPVADNSTREGRALNRRVEVLVEKRL; this is encoded by the coding sequence ATGAGCCGGGATGATCCTTTCGGACTGTCGGAGGATCGCGAGCGCACACGCATCCGGCTGACGGGCGCCACGCCCCGGCCGATGGCGCCGCTGGCGCCTGGCGCGCCGGTCAAGCGGGCGCGTTCCCACCCCAACACGCTCATCAACATCTTCGCGCCGTTGCTCGAATTCGCGCCCGAGCTCGAGAGCGCGGTGGCGCCGGAGAACCCGGAAGTGATGCGCACGCGCCTGCTCGACGAGTTGGTACGGGCGCGCGACGCCGCTGTTGCCGCGGGCTCATCGCTGGAGCGCGCCGACCAGGCGGCCTGGGCCGTGGCGGCCCTGCTCGACGATCTCGCGCTCAACACGCCGTGGGGCGGCGCCAGCGCCTGGCCGCGCCAGCCGCTTGTGGTGATGCTGCGCGGCGACGTCGATGCCGGTACCCAGTTCTTCACCCGCCTGGACGAGTTGGAGCGCCATCCCAATCGCGACCGCGAAATGCTGGAGCTGCAATATTACTGCCTGGCGCTCGGGTTCCGTGGCAAGTACCGGGTGCCCGGCCGGGCCGGCGACCGTTCGCTCAATGCCGTGCGCGTAGCGGCGGCACGCTTCCTGCGCAATGCCGACGCCGAGGACGCGCCGCTGTCGCCGAACTGGAAGGGCGTGGTCGCCTCCGACGAACCGCAGCGCTTCATCGTACCGATCTGGGTGATGGCGCTTGCCGCGGTCGTCGTCGCCGCTGCCGCCTATATCGGCCTGTCGATGGGATTGAGCAGCCAGGCGGTCGAGCTCTCCGCGCTGGTGCGCACGCTGCCGCCGGCCTCGCGCGGCGACATCACCCGCGCCGCGCCCAAGCAGGATGCACCCGCGCCCGAGCCCCAACCGGTCGACTTCGCCCTGCTGCCGGAATTCAAGGCCGAAGCGCCGGACAATCTCAAGGGGGCGCTCAGCGGCACCGAGAGCGTCTCGCTGGCCAAGCTTATCATCCAGTCCTCCAATCCCGAGCTCTTCCAATCCTCCCGACCGACACTGACCGAGGGCTATGAGCCGCTGATCGCGTCGATCGCCAAGGTGATCCTGGAAAACAAGGAGCTGATCGGAAAAATCACCGTCGTCGGCCATACTGACAATGTGCGCCTGCAAAAGTCGAATCCGCTGGCCAGCAACCAGCGCCTATCGGAAGCGCGCGCCGAAACCATAGCCAAGCTTCTGGTGCAAGCCGGCGTGTCGCAGGAGAGCATCTCTTCCGAGGGTCGCGCCGAAACCGATCCGGTAGCCGACAATTCCACTCGGGAAGGCCGCGCGCTCAACCGGCGCGTCGAGGTCCTGGTCGAGAAGAGGCTCTGA
- the tssK gene encoding type VI secretion system baseplate subunit TssK: MSDANRVLWSEGLFLRTQHFQQQDRFFEGMVRGALQAGQLHTFGFQQLTLDQSLLDAGQVSIVSARGIFPDGTPFSIPELMDAPKPLPVTADTGAGPVLLALPLEPPGGVGFDPAHAASTGARYRGKIVPVRDAVQGGADPEDIEIARPQAVLLAPGKSVGGYTALPIADVMGVRADGGVSLDQAFLPPTLITGAVHWYRQLLQEVVTGLDQIAEAHGKMVMGGAGRSVEDLLMLHLANAARPRLAHMLAQDVFHPAELYLELAGLAGEMATYGSSSRRLGELPAYDHMAPGPAYMALADALRSLILSLRYIEPKSRALPVMRHATNVWKVRIDNPKLLVASRIVIRVGSELSEDALRKIFVNQATVGSADQFEGLWKSRLPGIPLKPLHSQPREIPYDGDRLCLELDQKSEHWASLLDAPGFVIGVSGVLPSEPQVDCYSVNR; encoded by the coding sequence ATGAGCGACGCAAACAGGGTGCTGTGGTCCGAGGGACTCTTCTTGAGGACCCAGCACTTCCAGCAGCAGGACCGGTTCTTCGAGGGGATGGTGCGCGGCGCGTTGCAGGCCGGCCAGCTCCACACGTTCGGCTTCCAGCAGCTGACGCTCGACCAGTCTCTGCTCGACGCCGGCCAGGTGTCGATCGTGTCCGCCCGGGGCATCTTCCCGGACGGCACGCCTTTCTCCATCCCGGAGCTGATGGACGCGCCAAAGCCATTGCCGGTGACGGCCGACACCGGCGCCGGACCGGTGCTGCTCGCCCTGCCGCTGGAGCCGCCCGGCGGCGTCGGGTTCGATCCGGCGCATGCCGCGTCGACAGGTGCGCGCTATCGCGGCAAGATTGTCCCGGTGCGCGATGCCGTGCAGGGCGGCGCCGATCCGGAAGACATCGAAATCGCCCGGCCGCAAGCGGTGCTTCTGGCCCCCGGCAAGTCGGTTGGCGGCTACACGGCGCTGCCGATCGCCGATGTCATGGGCGTGCGCGCCGATGGCGGCGTCTCGCTCGACCAGGCCTTCCTGCCGCCGACGCTGATCACCGGCGCCGTGCACTGGTACCGGCAATTGCTGCAGGAGGTCGTCACCGGCCTCGACCAGATCGCCGAGGCGCATGGCAAGATGGTGATGGGCGGTGCCGGCCGCAGCGTCGAGGACCTCTTGATGCTGCATCTCGCCAACGCCGCGCGGCCACGTCTTGCCCACATGCTGGCGCAGGATGTCTTCCATCCGGCCGAGCTCTACCTCGAGCTTGCCGGCCTCGCCGGCGAGATGGCCACCTACGGCTCGAGCTCGCGGCGGCTCGGCGAATTGCCGGCCTACGACCACATGGCGCCCGGCCCCGCCTATATGGCGCTTGCCGACGCATTGCGTTCGCTGATCCTCAGCCTGCGCTACATCGAGCCGAAGTCGCGTGCGCTGCCGGTCATGCGTCACGCGACCAATGTCTGGAAGGTGCGCATCGACAATCCGAAGCTGCTTGTCGCCAGCCGCATCGTCATCCGCGTCGGCTCCGAGCTTTCGGAAGACGCACTGCGCAAGATCTTCGTCAACCAGGCGACGGTCGGCTCGGCGGACCAATTCGAGGGCCTGTGGAAGTCGCGCCTGCCGGGCATTCCGCTGAAGCCGCTACATTCGCAGCCGCGCGAGATCCCCTATGACGGCGACCGTCTGTGCCTGGAGCTCGACCAGAAGAGCGAGCATTGGGCCTCGCTGCTCGATGCCCCCGGCTTCGTCATCGGCGTTTCCGGCGTGCTGCCCAGCGAGCCGCAGGTCGACTGCTATTCGGTGAACAGGTGA
- the tssJ gene encoding type VI secretion system lipoprotein TssJ, which translates to MIDRREFIVAIGATGLLAACQSGPPKPSVISVNVTGGAGMNPGPGGGDRPVTVLVMRLASTGKFNSADYFALQGGASGALGADLIGMDTISVAPGKTAAKTITVEPNATALGFVALIREPGGRNWRTTKSVSPGSKFTINVSLGKGGISA; encoded by the coding sequence ATGATCGACAGACGCGAATTCATCGTTGCCATCGGCGCCACGGGGCTGCTTGCGGCTTGCCAGAGCGGCCCGCCGAAGCCATCGGTGATCTCGGTCAACGTGACCGGCGGCGCCGGCATGAATCCGGGACCGGGCGGCGGCGACAGGCCGGTGACCGTGCTGGTGATGCGGCTTGCCAGCACCGGCAAGTTCAATTCGGCCGATTATTTCGCGCTACAGGGGGGCGCCAGTGGGGCGCTGGGGGCCGATCTGATCGGCATGGACACGATCTCGGTGGCACCGGGCAAGACGGCGGCAAAGACCATCACGGTCGAGCCGAACGCCACGGCGCTCGGCTTCGTGGCGCTGATCCGCGAACCGGGCGGCCGCAACTGGCGCACGACCAAGTCGGTTTCGCCAGGGTCGAAATTCACCATCAATGTCAGCCTCGGCAAGGGCGGCATCTCCGCCTAG
- the tagH gene encoding type VI secretion system-associated FHA domain protein TagH: protein MSLLLTLEQGPRSQVVRQTRLDEGELVIGRSADAGWQIDDPDMFVSRAHCKISGGRDGYYVTDTSSSGLFIDDSDSPLGTGRSTRLRSGMRLRMGDYVLHVEVQPSAGHTSIGQAPIANAAPAWSSPQARTPASLGGDDFFSAKIEEEPQRPRPAGLPDPFEQPVPGAYDRASNQRSSPAFDDPFSLDPVATPASNEEHAADRPDPFGFGDMPSRSDMPEPASKPSGFDDFSFGPAATPASGHGADPTDRVEQPAEKPKAARPWEMPPAPPFRPVSAPRPSRPTQPAPSDMALRAAFLRGMGVEEADFPGRDPIAEMEKFGREYRLMLDGLMQLLRKRAEEKGSARVAQTVVGSSEVNPLKFLPTVEDVIVTIIAERSPGFLSGEAAISDAVKDLAQHHVRAWRGVQAALRRMIDRFDPAVIEEELKSNSAIGNLLAGGRNAKLWELYQKRHRDIAQSAESSFLGEIGADFRDAYEEE from the coding sequence ATGAGCCTGCTGCTGACCCTGGAACAAGGCCCGCGCTCGCAGGTGGTCAGGCAAACCCGGCTGGACGAGGGCGAGCTGGTGATCGGGCGCAGCGCCGATGCCGGCTGGCAGATCGACGATCCGGACATGTTCGTCTCGCGCGCCCATTGCAAGATCAGCGGCGGCCGCGACGGCTATTACGTCACCGACACGTCGAGCAGCGGATTGTTCATCGACGATTCCGACAGCCCGCTCGGCACCGGCAGGTCGACACGCCTGCGGAGCGGCATGCGTCTGCGCATGGGCGACTACGTGCTTCATGTCGAGGTGCAGCCCAGCGCCGGCCATACCTCGATCGGTCAGGCGCCGATCGCCAACGCCGCGCCGGCATGGTCGTCGCCGCAGGCGCGGACGCCTGCCAGCCTCGGCGGCGACGACTTCTTCTCGGCCAAGATCGAGGAGGAGCCGCAGCGGCCGCGCCCGGCAGGACTGCCCGATCCGTTCGAGCAGCCCGTGCCCGGAGCCTACGATCGCGCCTCCAACCAGCGCAGCTCGCCGGCCTTTGACGACCCGTTCAGCCTCGATCCGGTGGCGACACCGGCCTCCAACGAAGAGCACGCCGCCGACCGGCCGGACCCATTCGGCTTCGGTGACATGCCATCGCGCAGCGATATGCCCGAGCCTGCGTCGAAACCGTCCGGTTTCGACGATTTCAGCTTCGGGCCAGCCGCGACGCCTGCTTCCGGCCACGGCGCCGATCCAACCGATCGCGTCGAGCAGCCCGCCGAGAAGCCGAAGGCCGCCCGCCCTTGGGAGATGCCTCCTGCCCCGCCATTTCGCCCCGTTTCCGCGCCAAGGCCGTCACGTCCGACGCAGCCGGCGCCGAGCGACATGGCGCTGCGCGCGGCATTCCTGCGCGGCATGGGCGTCGAGGAGGCCGATTTTCCCGGGCGCGATCCGATCGCCGAAATGGAGAAGTTCGGGCGCGAATACAGGCTGATGCTCGACGGCCTGATGCAGCTCTTGCGGAAGCGAGCCGAGGAGAAGGGCAGCGCGCGCGTCGCCCAGACTGTGGTCGGATCTTCGGAAGTCAACCCGCTCAAATTCCTGCCGACGGTCGAGGATGTCATCGTCACCATCATCGCCGAACGCAGCCCCGGCTTTCTCTCCGGCGAGGCGGCGATCAGCGATGCGGTCAAGGATCTCGCGCAGCATCACGTGCGCGCCTGGCGCGGCGTGCAGGCGGCGCTTCGGCGCATGATCGACCGTTTCGATCCGGCCGTGATCGAGGAAGAGCTCAAGTCCAATTCCGCGATCGGCAATCTGCTCGCTGGCGGGCGGAACGCCAAGCTGTGGGAGCTCTACCAGAAACGCCATCGCGATATCGCCCAGAGCGCGGAATCGAGCTTCCTGGGCGAGATCGGCGCGGACTTCAGGGACGCCTATGAAGAGGAGTAG
- the tssG gene encoding type VI secretion system baseplate subunit TssG, with protein MADDARQSLPDLARPAPTEAEPLSEGYDFFELLRRLEQRRGLFGHSGTAEREPARLGQHVRLSFTARDVVKFQDAGDKAPARVTVANLGLLGPEGPMPLHLTRWVLDRLSQRWFTGAEAEQTSDTTFVDFVNILQHRMIALYYRAWADAHPAVQVERSVGGRVRAMLEAMAGIGLPGTRDPELDTVRLRQAGSLANQVDGAERLTLFLATAFKVPVEIKEFVAAWITIPKALQSRIGKAYASLGGGATIGPRVFSRQSRIELRVGPLGLDDFKSFLPGERRLALFKKAVRDMIGEALDVDLRIVLARDAVPAPKMGAIQLGRTSWLSRPAEKGDADDLRLRTIVGWRPDMAEAAA; from the coding sequence ATGGCCGATGACGCCCGGCAATCGCTACCTGATCTAGCGCGGCCGGCCCCGACCGAGGCGGAGCCGCTGTCGGAAGGGTATGACTTCTTCGAGCTGTTGCGCCGGCTGGAGCAGCGGCGCGGACTGTTCGGGCATTCCGGGACGGCGGAGCGCGAGCCGGCAAGGCTCGGCCAACATGTGCGCCTGAGCTTCACGGCCCGGGATGTCGTCAAATTCCAGGATGCCGGGGACAAGGCTCCGGCAAGGGTGACCGTCGCCAATCTCGGCCTGCTCGGGCCGGAAGGGCCGATGCCGCTGCATCTGACACGCTGGGTGCTCGACCGGCTGTCGCAGCGCTGGTTCACCGGCGCCGAAGCCGAGCAGACCAGCGACACGACCTTCGTCGATTTCGTCAACATCCTCCAGCACCGCATGATTGCGCTCTATTACCGCGCATGGGCGGACGCGCATCCGGCGGTACAGGTCGAACGTTCGGTCGGCGGGCGCGTGCGCGCCATGCTGGAGGCCATGGCCGGCATCGGGCTTCCCGGCACGCGGGACCCCGAGCTGGACACCGTGCGGCTGCGCCAAGCCGGATCGCTGGCCAACCAGGTCGACGGCGCCGAGCGGCTGACGCTGTTTCTCGCCACCGCCTTCAAGGTGCCTGTTGAGATAAAGGAATTCGTCGCCGCCTGGATCACCATTCCGAAGGCGCTGCAGAGCCGCATCGGCAAGGCTTATGCGTCGCTCGGCGGTGGCGCGACGATCGGGCCGCGCGTCTTCAGCCGCCAAAGCCGGATCGAGTTGCGCGTCGGCCCGCTCGGCCTCGACGATTTCAAGTCCTTCCTGCCCGGCGAACGGCGGCTTGCCCTGTTCAAGAAGGCGGTGCGCGACATGATCGGCGAGGCCCTCGACGTCGATCTCAGGATCGTTCTCGCGCGCGACGCAGTGCCCGCGCCGAAGATGGGGGCCATCCAGCTCGGCCGGACGTCCTGGCTTTCGCGCCCGGCCGAAAAGGGCGACGCCGACGATCTCAGGTTGCGCACCATCGTCGGCTGGCGGCCGGACATGGCGGAGGCAGCCGCATGA
- the tssF gene encoding type VI secretion system baseplate subunit TssF: protein MDRVFVEYYEEELTHIRALAAEFADMHPAVARNLSLDTVPCPDPYVERLLDGVAFLAARTRLKVDAERSRFSRAVLDVLYPDLVSPAPATAMAVLKPGQQVQSMIAGHAVARGTRLVSGLHPGLSTRSTFTTAQEVMLWPIAITSVSYFQDRSALAAAGIAQVGGVRGEAAFRITLARTGKGKLSELSLDRLDLYFAGRSKAPLLFDAIFGACSAALARAEGKTDPLTALPEPEMIGIHDDEALMPRTRPTFEGYRLLREYFMIPERFHYVRVPGLQPVVRKCDAGLEIIFLFRRPVPELADVTVADFELFATPIINLFERECNVIEIDPRRTRQVLHADRTRARDFEIFRVTRVEDADAEGSDAVIPELFSLGQNRGSGWVYSTERRPRRATEDERRDGLTRTSYTGDDVFIAVSRPAGSPANRPPKRLDVMALCTNRDLPILDDTPTLTLETADPVEAVRLLGALRPPQPAIPAALPAGAEGESRADNLAWRLVAQLSLNFLSLAKEGRGVDPLHALLDLYADRGDPSLARNVHSITRIDSRPVIERLQIDGPMCFGRGTEVTLHVDQSVLAGQSTLLLSALLARLFARHAGINGFVRTRTRLLQKQEDVPWPMTPGNRYLI, encoded by the coding sequence ATGGATCGGGTCTTCGTGGAGTATTACGAAGAGGAACTGACCCATATCCGGGCGCTGGCCGCGGAATTCGCCGACATGCATCCGGCGGTCGCCCGCAACCTTTCCCTCGACACCGTCCCCTGCCCCGATCCCTATGTCGAACGGCTGCTCGACGGTGTGGCCTTCCTTGCAGCGCGCACGCGGCTCAAGGTCGACGCGGAGCGCTCGCGCTTTTCGCGCGCCGTGCTCGACGTTCTCTATCCGGACCTGGTGTCGCCGGCACCCGCGACGGCGATGGCCGTGCTGAAACCTGGACAGCAGGTGCAGTCGATGATCGCCGGCCACGCGGTCGCGCGCGGCACGCGGCTGGTCTCCGGCCTGCATCCGGGATTGTCGACACGGTCGACCTTCACCACCGCGCAAGAGGTCATGCTGTGGCCGATCGCGATCACCTCGGTCAGCTATTTCCAGGACCGCAGCGCGCTGGCCGCCGCCGGCATCGCGCAGGTCGGCGGCGTGCGCGGCGAAGCGGCGTTCCGCATCACGCTCGCGCGGACCGGCAAAGGCAAGCTCAGCGAATTGTCGCTCGACCGCCTGGACCTTTATTTCGCGGGACGCAGCAAGGCGCCGCTCCTCTTCGACGCGATCTTCGGCGCCTGCTCGGCCGCCCTGGCGCGGGCGGAAGGCAAGACCGATCCTCTCACGGCGCTGCCCGAACCCGAGATGATCGGGATCCATGACGATGAAGCGCTGATGCCGCGCACACGCCCGACCTTCGAGGGGTACCGGCTGCTGCGCGAATATTTCATGATCCCGGAGCGCTTCCATTATGTACGCGTCCCCGGCCTGCAACCTGTGGTGCGCAAGTGCGATGCGGGATTGGAGATCATCTTCCTGTTCCGGCGCCCGGTGCCGGAACTCGCCGATGTGACGGTGGCCGATTTCGAACTTTTCGCGACGCCGATCATCAATCTCTTCGAACGCGAGTGCAACGTCATCGAGATCGACCCGCGCCGGACGCGCCAGGTGCTCCATGCCGACCGCACGCGGGCGCGCGACTTCGAGATCTTCCGCGTCACCCGCGTTGAGGACGCCGATGCCGAAGGCAGCGATGCGGTCATTCCCGAATTGTTCAGCCTGGGGCAGAACCGCGGCAGCGGCTGGGTCTATTCAACGGAGCGGCGTCCGCGCCGGGCAACGGAGGACGAACGGCGCGACGGCCTGACCCGCACCTCCTACACCGGCGACGATGTCTTCATCGCGGTCTCGCGCCCGGCGGGAAGCCCGGCAAACCGGCCGCCCAAGCGGCTCGACGTCATGGCGCTCTGCACCAACCGCGACCTGCCGATCCTGGACGACACGCCGACGCTGACGCTGGAGACCGCCGATCCGGTGGAAGCGGTGCGGCTGCTCGGCGCGCTGCGGCCGCCGCAGCCGGCGATCCCGGCAGCGCTCCCGGCCGGCGCGGAAGGCGAATCCCGCGCCGACAATCTCGCCTGGCGCCTGGTGGCGCAGCTCTCGCTCAATTTCCTCAGCCTCGCCAAGGAAGGCCGCGGCGTCGATCCGCTGCATGCCTTGCTCGACCTCTACGCCGATCGCGGCGATCCGAGCCTTGCCCGCAATGTGCATTCGATCACCCGCATCGACTCGCGCCCAGTGATCGAGCGGCTGCAGATCGACGGGCCGATGTGCTTCGGGCGCGGCACGGAAGTGACATTGCATGTCGACCAGTCGGTGCTGGCGGGCCAGAGCACGTTGTTGCTTTCGGCCTTGCTGGCGCGGCTGTTCGCCCGTCATGCCGGGATAAACGGTTTCGTGCGGACGCGTACGCGGCTGCTGCAGAAGCAGGAGGATGTGCCATGGCCGATGACGCCCGGCAATCGCTACCTGATCTAG
- the tssE gene encoding type VI secretion system baseplate subunit TssE: MSASEAKRPGAKAQLAGSSRAKREAVQPSLWDRLVNDLPGLTSEIDGLRRLLDEELGAERVEALLAGSARAIDADPDLTSEQKRRLHRLVFQTEHRAEIESRGVVVSARVLREAVRRDIEALFNTERFESVPMLSDAEHEQPLDELPSLADFPEVRRSVVNYGVPSFSGRSSRDFDRDTLAREIRAVLATFEPRLKESATTVNVTLGDKSVGLKIEIDAVLIMTPTPERMRLRTTINLDNGLARTEFRET, translated from the coding sequence ATGTCGGCAAGTGAGGCCAAGCGGCCGGGCGCGAAGGCGCAGCTCGCCGGCAGCTCTCGTGCAAAGCGCGAGGCGGTCCAGCCCTCCCTCTGGGACCGCCTCGTCAACGATCTGCCCGGGCTGACGTCGGAGATCGACGGGCTGCGCCGCCTGCTGGATGAAGAGCTCGGCGCCGAGCGCGTCGAGGCTCTTCTTGCCGGCAGCGCGCGTGCCATCGATGCCGATCCCGACCTTACATCCGAGCAGAAACGGCGCCTGCACCGGCTGGTGTTCCAGACCGAGCATCGCGCCGAAATCGAAAGCCGCGGCGTGGTGGTGTCGGCGCGCGTTCTGCGCGAAGCCGTCCGGCGCGACATCGAGGCGCTGTTCAACACCGAGCGCTTCGAGTCCGTGCCGATGCTTTCCGATGCCGAGCACGAACAGCCCCTGGATGAGCTACCGTCGCTCGCCGATTTTCCGGAAGTGCGCCGCAGCGTCGTCAATTACGGTGTGCCCTCCTTCTCCGGCCGATCGTCGCGGGATTTCGACCGCGATACCCTGGCGCGTGAGATCCGCGCGGTGCTCGCCACTTTCGAGCCGCGTCTCAAGGAGAGCGCCACGACCGTCAACGTCACGCTCGGCGACAAGAGCGTCGGCCTCAAGATCGAGATCGACGCCGTGCTGATCATGACGCCGACGCCGGAGCGCATGCGGCTGCGCACCACGATCAATCTCGACAACGGCCTGGCGCGAACCGAATTCCGGGAGACCTGA
- a CDS encoding Hcp family type VI secretion system effector: protein MKIDGFLKVPDIKGPSKRDGHEDEIEIHGVDYKMIAPYDPNSLSRRGRVSMGMIKFFKHYDKSSPYLKKALFENKALDEVVFSARRTIDGETSDYLVVTLTDASIMEYDMRQAHDEPDLIEEEVSFAYKKIKFVYDKDDEIEMDVYVGK from the coding sequence ATGAAGATCGACGGCTTCCTGAAAGTCCCGGACATCAAGGGTCCGAGCAAGCGCGACGGCCATGAGGACGAGATCGAGATCCATGGCGTCGATTACAAGATGATCGCGCCCTACGATCCGAATTCGCTGTCGCGGCGCGGCCGCGTGTCGATGGGTATGATCAAATTCTTCAAGCACTACGACAAGTCGTCGCCCTACCTGAAGAAGGCACTGTTCGAGAACAAGGCGCTCGACGAGGTGGTGTTCTCGGCCCGCCGCACCATCGACGGCGAGACGAGCGACTATCTGGTGGTGACGCTCACCGACGCCTCGATCATGGAATACGACATGCGGCAGGCGCACGACGAGCCAGACCTGATCGAGGAAGAGGTCAGCTTCGCCTACAAGAAGATCAAGTTCGTCTACGACAAGGACGACGAGATCGAAATGGACGTCTATGTCGGCAAGTGA
- the tssC gene encoding type VI secretion system contractile sheath large subunit: protein MAEQQKTATATAEAEAIDLGEFSGLLEKDFKVKKDDSEKLQQLVRNLALAAQSRSETTTISSNAIKSIKSLIAGIDKMLTTQVNEILHAPEVREMEGTWRGLWYLVNNTETDTKLKIRVMNISKDQLADTLEDYEGQMWDQSPIFKKVYTDEYSMLGGEPIGCIIGAYEFSNHPRDVSLLRNISGICASAHTPFIAAASPRLFRMDSWQELPNPQDLQMIVNNPAYASWQSLRESEDARYIGLTMPRVLARLPYGSETVPVKGFTFEEEVGGDHNKYVWMNAAFPMGVNINRSHKLYGWGTQIRGVENGGTVLNLPVHAFPTDDGSIAMKCPTEVAIDDRREAELAKLGLMPILHRKNTDLAAFIGAHSLQDDETRAGRLVDPDAQSNERLSANLPYLFPVSRFAHYLKAIARDKIGSFKERADMEIWLTEWINRYVLANPAFADDKARAKRPLAAAEVQVDSVEGRPGYYNARFYLRPHYQLEGINASLRLVSELPSVKG from the coding sequence ATGGCCGAACAGCAAAAGACCGCAACCGCCACCGCCGAGGCGGAAGCCATCGATCTCGGCGAGTTCAGCGGACTCCTTGAAAAGGATTTCAAGGTCAAGAAGGATGACAGCGAGAAGCTGCAACAGCTGGTGCGCAACCTGGCTTTGGCCGCGCAATCGCGCTCCGAGACGACGACGATCTCGTCCAACGCGATCAAGTCGATCAAGTCGCTGATCGCCGGCATCGACAAGATGCTGACGACGCAGGTCAACGAGATCCTGCACGCGCCGGAAGTGCGCGAGATGGAAGGCACCTGGCGCGGCCTCTGGTACCTCGTCAACAACACCGAGACGGATACCAAGCTCAAGATCCGGGTGATGAACATCTCCAAGGACCAGCTGGCCGACACGCTGGAAGACTATGAAGGCCAGATGTGGGACCAGAGCCCGATCTTCAAGAAGGTCTACACGGACGAATATTCGATGCTGGGCGGCGAGCCGATCGGCTGCATCATCGGCGCCTACGAGTTCTCCAACCATCCGCGCGACGTAAGCCTGCTGCGCAACATTTCCGGCATCTGCGCCTCCGCGCACACGCCGTTCATAGCCGCCGCTTCGCCGCGGCTGTTCCGCATGGACAGCTGGCAGGAACTGCCGAACCCGCAGGACCTGCAGATGATCGTCAACAATCCGGCATACGCCTCCTGGCAGTCGCTGCGCGAAAGCGAGGATGCCCGCTATATCGGGCTTACCATGCCGCGCGTGCTGGCGCGCCTGCCCTACGGCTCCGAGACCGTTCCGGTGAAGGGCTTCACCTTCGAGGAGGAAGTGGGCGGCGACCACAACAAATATGTCTGGATGAACGCCGCCTTCCCGATGGGCGTCAACATCAACCGCAGCCACAAGCTCTATGGCTGGGGCACGCAGATCCGCGGCGTCGAGAACGGCGGCACGGTGCTCAACCTGCCGGTGCACGCCTTCCCGACCGACGACGGGTCGATCGCGATGAAATGCCCGACCGAGGTCGCCATCGACGACCGGCGCGAGGCGGAACTGGCGAAGCTCGGCCTGATGCCGATCCTGCACCGCAAGAACACCGATCTCGCTGCCTTCATCGGCGCGCATTCGCTGCAGGACGACGAGACGCGCGCCGGGCGCCTGGTCGATCCGGACGCGCAGTCGAACGAGCGGCTCAGCGCCAACCTACCCTATCTCTTCCCGGTCTCGCGCTTCGCGCACTACCTCAAGGCGATCGCGCGCGACAAGATCGGCTCGTTCAAGGAGCGCGCCGACATGGAGATCTGGTTGACCGAATGGATCAACCGGTACGTGCTGGCCAATCCAGCCTTTGCCGACGACAAGGCGCGCGCCAAGCGCCCGCTCGCCGCGGCCGAGGTCCAGGTCGACAGCGTCGAAGGCCGGCCCGGTTACTACAATGCCCGTTTCTATCTGCGCCCGCACTACCAGCTGGAAGGCATCAACGCCTCGCTGCGGCTGGTGTCGGAGCTGCCGTCGGTGAAGGGCTGA